A DNA window from Litorivicinus lipolyticus contains the following coding sequences:
- a CDS encoding symmetrical bis(5'-nucleosyl)-tetraphosphatase: MGRRLAIGDVQGCWHSLQHLLDVMNCSADDQLWLAGDLCNRGTGSLEVLRFCRQRQVTAVLGNHDLHLLACYFNAADSHRKDTLAAVLAAPDIRDIVDWLLAQPLVVVEGDCWMAHAGRWPGFSMPEWQRLAGDTQRAWQADPEAFFRQMYGNHPAHLDDARSDAERWRFCVNASTRMRVLDADLRLNLAFKGELAERPAGSNAWFDYPCPEDGIRLGVFGHWAALGAGRPRPDLVALDSGCVWGSGLTALDLDSAEWHHVATDPRDLND, encoded by the coding sequence ATGGGACGCCGGCTTGCCATTGGCGATGTCCAAGGCTGCTGGCACAGCTTGCAGCACCTGCTGGATGTGATGAACTGCAGCGCCGACGATCAGCTGTGGCTGGCCGGCGATCTGTGCAACCGCGGCACCGGTTCACTTGAGGTCCTTCGATTTTGCCGTCAACGCCAGGTCACGGCGGTCCTGGGCAATCATGACCTGCACCTGCTGGCGTGTTATTTCAACGCCGCCGACAGCCACCGCAAAGACACCCTGGCAGCGGTGCTGGCCGCCCCGGATATTCGCGACATTGTCGATTGGTTGCTGGCGCAGCCGCTGGTAGTGGTTGAGGGTGACTGCTGGATGGCCCACGCCGGGCGCTGGCCCGGCTTCAGCATGCCGGAATGGCAGCGCCTCGCCGGCGACACCCAGCGCGCCTGGCAAGCCGATCCCGAAGCGTTTTTCCGTCAGATGTATGGCAACCATCCCGCCCACTTAGACGACGCCCGTAGCGACGCTGAGCGCTGGCGCTTTTGCGTCAATGCCAGCACGCGGATGCGCGTGCTCGACGCCGACCTACGGCTGAACCTGGCGTTCAAAGGCGAGCTGGCCGAGCGTCCGGCCGGCTCCAATGCCTGGTTTGATTACCCCTGTCCCGAGGATGGCATACGCCTTGGTGTGTTTGGCCACTGGGCGGCGCTTGGTGCCGGACGTCCGCGGCCGGACTTGGTCGCGCTGGACAGCGGCTGTGTATGGGGATCGGGATTGACCGCATTGGATTTGGACAGCGCCGAGTGGCACCACGTAGCAACCGACCCGAGAGACCTGAATGATTAA
- the glpE gene encoding thiosulfate sulfurtransferase GlpE, translated as MIKFLNPTEAEALYLDESAEWLDIRDPASFSAGHISRARPLDNDTVGDFIARTDKAAPVVVCCYHGNSSQQAAAYLMSQGFETVYSLNGGFEEWKVTHPERVSAS; from the coding sequence ATGATTAAATTTTTGAACCCAACCGAGGCTGAGGCGCTGTACCTGGACGAGTCGGCCGAGTGGCTCGACATTCGCGATCCCGCCAGCTTCAGTGCCGGTCACATCAGCCGCGCCCGGCCGCTGGACAACGACACCGTCGGCGACTTTATTGCGCGCACCGACAAGGCCGCACCGGTCGTGGTGTGCTGCTATCACGGCAATTCCAGCCAGCAGGCCGCGGCCTACCTAATGAGCCAAGGCTTTGAAACCGTGTACAGCCTGAACGGCGGGTTTGAGGAGTGGAAAGTGACCCACCCCGAACGCGTTTCAGCGTCCTAG